A region of Toxotes jaculatrix isolate fToxJac2 chromosome 23, fToxJac2.pri, whole genome shotgun sequence DNA encodes the following proteins:
- the LOC121176749 gene encoding protein FAM160A1-like: protein MMASVVVGGNRKKSLTLKGVDPETCMIVFKNHWAQVVKILEKHEPGRGALSFLSGYASSSSGGSGALRLGPIPADEASAVQNYVEHMLFLLMEEEAGQGGAMGPILEFVVLESVMERLFLWSLRRQFTEDMKLEQLRMYQMLLSQARQPLLHHKPVLRPLMMLLASCAGAGTDSGGVVEAELVLLLNQLCVALVKDPSVLELFFHTSEDQGAANFLLFSLLIPYTHRQGLVGQQARDALLLIMSLSASEPRVAQHISENTYFCPVLATGLSGLYSSLPARLQVYSEDWHSLDQADWQQVPALVHFLHSLDFCSAVTKVAHPSIRSQLLGYIYNGFLVPVLAPALHKLTVEEVMTTTAYLDLFLRSISEPALLQTFLSFILLHTHDNVHILDTLVSRVNTPFQLGTVSLALFRTLIGLFCEDVMLQLVFRYLIPCSHLSRKQRSSLKQRDCYSSGAASFLLLMPSWCPVYLHNTNANTHSEHIHWPKGADLSVSDSVGYCRGSDFLMDVNYLHYLRDAHQAISTSHRACRLWSAPYDGINPSPDEYRSDTPEDDLEDEDEIIQRVKSDSICSLAVTPPPSALSPTPSSSDTVSMGNQAGRASSALELEWDDIFADDDLSSSSLINTGLANGSGTVGTSPTVPPPPLPPQHIQEMRRSAIKLVHGSYVEESEFEDDVLVYDLVAQKDTKAAILERVMAANRRARGSISNCQRASMALTTTTTITTMLATTGRTVIETVNSIMSARRRSEEGAKEERRRSEDYGKEVRRRSEDCGKETGRRREEEVETNKTDVQGEPKGHQVIINGFNAKNHIIEECDDADEDAQVKMLSCNLNHKHTTHQQHIHNNTQHPTPRLVTNTLPNGHYESEPHHPLVSDTKAKSPELPHDKVSDNDDFLSQYHELMLSVGVDPDCDDITDDISTFRKRIVALRQKLEEEEEGLSEELGFSTAWDVGEVEGEEEVMDEKEEEEMRSSSKKDSRRHGVPFTGPFISVLLSRLENLLENSIAVNLLVTGILAQLASYPQPLLRYFLLSTDTTQHQPNLRTLYQVLVSVHAQIERYVAARPDYPALVTQAWRFLLAKDQDSKFRESLQSQGGNIILDPSLPNGSVRNALALPPLSVLPSCPPIPPQSKSRVFAIVLYAEFLKELAAIAQEHSIALDCSAEE, encoded by the exons ATGATGGCCTCGGTGGTTGTCGGGGGCAACCGGAAGAAGTCTCTCACATTGAAAGGCGTGGACCCGGAAACCTGCATGATCGTGTTTAAGAACCACTGGGCACAG GTGGTGAAGATCCTGGAGAAGCACGAGCCGGGTCGTGGTGCGCTGAGTTTCCTCTCTGGTtatgccagcagcagcagtggcggCTCTGGAGCGTTACGCCTCGGCCCCATCCCGGCAGACGAAGCCAGCGCCGTCCAGAACTACGTGGAACACATGCTCTTCCTGTTGATGGAGGAAGAGGCAGGACAAG GAGGAGCGATGGGTCCCATCCTGGAGTTTGTGGTTCTGGAGAGTGTGATGGAGAGGCTGTTTCTGTGGAGCCTGAGGAGACAGTTCACTGAGGACATGAAGCTGGAGCAGCTCAGGATGTACCAGATGCTTCTGTCTCAGGCCAGACAGCCTCTGCTGCACCACAAACCTGTTCTACGGCCGCTCATGATGCTGCTGGCCTCGTGTGCTGGAGCAGGAACCG ACAGCGGCGGGGTGGTGGAGGCGGAGCTGGTCCTCCTGTTGAACCAGCTGTGCGTGGCTCTGGTCAAAGATCCGTCAGTGCTGGAACTGTTCTTCCACACCAGTGAGGACCAGGGAGCCGCcaacttcctcctcttctccctgctCATACCATATACACACAG ACAGGGTTTGGTTGGGCAGCAGGCCAGAGACGCTCTGCTGCTCATCATGTCTCTGTCGGCCTCTGAGCCTCGAGTCGCCCAGCACATCAGCGAGAACACATACTTCTGTCCT gtgcTGGCCACAGGTCTCTCGGGTCTGTACTCGTCTCTTCCTGCCCGTCTGCAGGTTTACAGCGAAGACTGGCACAGTCTGGACCAGGCCGACTGGCAGCAG GTTCCAGCTCTTGTCCACTTCCTGCACTCACTGGACTTCTGCAGTGCTGTTACCAAg GTGGCTCATCCCTCCATCCGGTCTCAGCTGCTGGGTTACATCTACAACGGCTTCTTGGTTCCTGTTCTGGCTCCTGCTCTGCACAAG ctgacggtggaggaggtgatgaCCACCACAGCGTACCTGGATCTGTTCCTGCGCTCCATCTCTGAGCCCGCCCTCCTCCAGACCTTCCTGTCCTTCATCCTGCTGCACACGCACGACAACGTGCACATACTGGACACACTGGTCAGCAGGGTCAACACACCTTTTCAG CTGGGTACGGTGTCGCTGGCTCTGTTCAGGACTCTGATTGGTCTGTTCTGTGAAGACGTCATGCTGCAGCTGGTGTTCAG GTATCTGATTCCCTGCAGCCACCTGAGCAGGAAGCAGCGCTCCTCCCTGAAGCAGAGAGACTGTTACTCCTCCGGTGCTGCCTCCTTCCTGCTCCTCATGCCCTCCTGGTGCCCCGTGTACCTCCACAACacaaacgcaaacacacactcggaGCACATCCACTGGCCCAAAGGAGCAG ATCTGTCAGTATCCGACAGTGTTGGTTACTGCCGAGGTTCAGACTTTCTGATGGACGTCAACTACCTCCACTACCTTAGGGACGCCCACCAGGCCATTTCCACGTCCCACAG ggcATGTCGGCTCTGGTCGGCCCCGTACGACGGGATCAACCCTTCGCCTGACGAATACCGATCTGACACACCAGAGGACGACTTAGAAGATGAGGACGAAATCATTCAGCGAGTCAAGAGTGACTCCATCTGCTCTTTGGCCGTCACTCCTCCCCCCTCGGccctctcccccaccccctcctcctcagatACCGTCTCCATGGGAAACCAGGCAGGAAGAGCCAGTTCTGCCCTGGAGCTGGAGTGGgatgacatttttgcagacgACGATCTGTCTTCATCCTCGCTGATAAACACAGGGTTAGCAAATGGCAGTGGGACTGTGGGTACATCTCCCACAGTCCCgcctcctcctctacctcctcaACACATCCAGGAAATGCGACGCAGTGCGATCAAGTTGGTGCACGGCTCGTATGTAGAGGAATCTGAGTTTGAGGACGATGTCCTGGTCTATGATCTAGTCGCCCAGAAAGACACAAAGGCGGCCATTTTGGAGCGAGTCATGGCAGCGAATCGACGGGCACGTGGAAGCATCTCAAACTGCCAGCGAGCATCGATGGCACTGACGACAACAACAACGATAACAACAATGTTAGCGACAACAGGGAGGACGGTCATAGAAACAGTTAACAGTATCATGTCGGCAAGGAGGAGGAGCGAGGAAGGAGcgaaggaggaaagaagaaggagtGAAGATTATGGGAAGGAGGTGAGGAGAAGGAGTGAGGACTGTGGAAAGGagacagggagaaggagggaggaagaagttGAGACAAACAAGACAGATGTACAAGGAGAGCCGAAGGGACATCAAGTCATCATCAATGGTTTCAATGCAAAGAATCACATCATCGAAGAatgtgatgatgctgatgaagatgcCCAGGTGAAGATGCTCAGCTGCAACCTCAATCACAAGCACACAACACACCAACAGCatatacacaacaacacacaacatccCACGCCGCGTTTAGTGACAAACACTTTACCCAACGGCCATTATGAATCTGAACCACATCACCCTTTGGTTTCTGACACCAAAGCCAAGTCTccagagctgcctcatgacaaaGTCTCTGATAACGACGACTTCCTGTCCCAGTACCATGAACTCATGCTCTCTGTCGGGGTGGATCCAGACTGTGACGACATCACAGATGACATCAGCACATTTAGGAAGCGGATCGTGGCGCTGAGGCAaaaactggaggaggaggaagaggggctCAGCGAAGAATTAGGTTTTAGCACCGCGTGGGATGtcggagaggtggagggagaggaggaggtgatggatgagaaagaggaggaggagatgaggagcagcagtAAGAAGGACAGCAGGAGGCATGGAGTTCCATTtacag GTCCGTTCATCAGCGTCCTGTTGTCCCGGCTCGAGAACCTTCTAGAAAACTCCATCGCTGTAAACCTGCTGGTGACGGGCATCCTGGCCCAGCTGGCGTCGTACCCACAACCTCTGCTGAGATACTTCCTGCtcagcacagacacaacacaacaccagcCCAACCTACGCACACTGTATCAG GTGTTGGTGTCGGTGCATGCTCAGATTGAGCGCTACGTGGCAGCCAGACCAGACTATCCAGCCCTGGTGACCCAGGCCTGGAGGTTCCTGTTGGCTAAAGACCAGGACAGCAAGTTTAGAG AGAGCCTCCAGTCTCAGGGCGGCAACATCATCCTGGACCCGTCTCTTCCTAATGGATCTGTGAGGAACGCTCTGGCTTTGCCTCCTCTCAGCGTCCTGCCGTCCTGCCCTCCGATCCCCCCCCAGTCCAAGAGCCGGGTGTTCGCCATCGTCCTGTACGCCGAGTTCCTCAAGGAGCTGGCCGCCATCGCCCAGGAGCACAGCATCGCACTGGACTGTTCTGCCGAGGAATAA